Proteins from one Pseudarthrobacter sp. BIM B-2242 genomic window:
- a CDS encoding DUF4190 domain-containing protein yields the protein MSDQTTPRPDPQGSGAQGSGDSYGYEPPQFVPPQGSTNPAPPLYDWNQPGAGQYSQPAEQYGAPYAQPGSPYGPPNSYGQPNQYGQPNQYGQPAYYGMPAAEPKGLSITSMVCGISSVLLGWFMIPQVVAIITGHLGLSREPAGKGFSITGLVLGYLCLVGYGAIWLFLIIGLAAYSSSSGYGY from the coding sequence ATGAGTGACCAGACAACGCCGCGCCCGGATCCGCAGGGGTCCGGCGCCCAGGGATCGGGCGATTCATACGGTTACGAACCGCCGCAGTTCGTGCCGCCTCAGGGTTCCACCAACCCGGCGCCGCCCCTCTACGACTGGAACCAGCCCGGGGCAGGCCAGTACAGCCAGCCTGCCGAGCAGTACGGCGCGCCCTACGCTCAGCCCGGCAGCCCGTATGGTCCGCCGAACAGCTATGGCCAGCCCAATCAGTATGGCCAGCCTAATCAGTACGGCCAGCCGGCGTATTACGGCATGCCGGCCGCCGAACCCAAGGGCCTGAGCATCACCAGCATGGTCTGCGGAATTTCCTCGGTCCTCCTGGGCTGGTTCATGATTCCGCAGGTCGTTGCGATTATCACCGGCCACCTGGGCCTCAGCCGCGAACCCGCCGGCAAGGGGTTCTCCATCACCGGGCTGGTCCTGGGCTACCTGTGCCTCGTCGGGTATGGAGCGATCTGGCTGTTCCTCATCATCGGGCTGGCGGCCTACAGTTCCAGTTCAGGCTACGGCTACTAG